A DNA window from Arachis duranensis cultivar V14167 chromosome 3, aradu.V14167.gnm2.J7QH, whole genome shotgun sequence contains the following coding sequences:
- the LOC107481006 gene encoding peroxidase 50-like yields the protein MKSVDALLCWLIHLAGAHTVGFSHCNKFNNRIYNFKSHTKVDPTLNDLYASQLKSMCPRNVDPRIAIDMDPTTPRAFDNAYFKNLQKGMGLFTSDQVLFMDPRSKPAVEAFASNSKTFHANFVAAITKLGRVGIKNAQNGNIRSDCSII from the coding sequence ATGAAGAGTGTTGACGCGTTGCTATGTTGGTTGATTCACTTGGCAGGGGCTCACACCGTGGGGTTCTCTCATTGCAACAAGTTCAATAACAGAATCTACAATTTCAAGAGCCACACTAAAGTGGACCCCACACTCAACGACCTTTACGCCTCGCAGCTAAAATCTATGTGCCCGAGAAATGTGGATCCAAGGATTGCAATCGACATGGATCCAACAACACCACGGGCTTTCGATAACGCTTATTTCAAGAATCTTCAGAAGGGTATGGGCCTGTTCACCTCAGACCAAGTTCTGTTCATGGACCCAAGGTCCAAGCCCGCTGTGGAGGCCTTTGCTAGTAACAGCAAAACCTTCCACGCCAACTTCGTCGCTGCCATTACTAAGTTGGGCCGAGTTGGAATCAAGAATGCGCAAAATGGGAACATTCGTTCAGATTGCTCCATCATATGA